In Polynucleobacter ibericus, a genomic segment contains:
- a CDS encoding peroxiredoxin, whose protein sequence is MTVAIGQPMPQCAIPATSGLTFSPASAKGKKLVLYFYPKDMTPGCTAESGEFRDNIEAFTKANTLVVGVSRDSLKSHDNFRSKLELPFELVADTEEKLCQIFGVMKMKNMYGKQVRGVERSTFLFDSSGKLAKEWRGLKVPGHVTEVLQAAQATK, encoded by the coding sequence ATGACAGTAGCCATTGGTCAACCCATGCCACAGTGCGCAATTCCAGCAACATCTGGATTGACGTTTTCACCAGCGTCCGCAAAAGGTAAAAAACTGGTTCTCTATTTTTATCCTAAAGATATGACCCCAGGCTGCACTGCTGAGTCTGGTGAATTCAGAGACAACATCGAAGCATTTACCAAAGCCAATACACTAGTAGTGGGTGTTTCCCGCGATAGCCTCAAATCGCACGACAACTTCCGTAGCAAATTAGAGCTGCCTTTTGAGTTGGTTGCAGATACTGAAGAAAAGCTTTGCCAGATCTTTGGCGTTATGAAGATGAAGAATATGTATGGCAAACAAGTCCGTGGCGTTGAGCGCAGCACCTTCTTGTTTGACTCCTCCGGTAAGCTCGCAAAAGAGTGGCGCGGCCTTAAGGTTCCAGGTCATGTGACAGAAGTATTACAAGCGGCTCAAGCCACTAAATAA
- the rpsF gene encoding 30S ribosomal protein S6 yields MRHYEIVFIVHPDQSEQVPAMIDRYKATLAAAGGKIHRMEDWGRRQMAYMIDKLAKAHYVCMNIECDQKTLEELEHAFKFNDAVLRHLIIKTKKAETEPSIMMKEVQREEARKSAQADAPVAAA; encoded by the coding sequence ATGCGTCATTATGAAATCGTCTTTATCGTCCATCCGGACCAAAGCGAGCAAGTACCAGCAATGATCGATCGTTACAAAGCTACATTAGCAGCTGCGGGCGGCAAAATTCATCGCATGGAAGACTGGGGTCGTCGTCAGATGGCTTACATGATCGACAAGCTTGCTAAAGCCCATTACGTTTGCATGAATATTGAGTGCGACCAGAAAACCCTGGAAGAGCTCGAGCATGCGTTCAAATTTAACGATGCTGTTTTGCGTCACCTCATCATCAAGACTAAGAAAGCCGAAACAGAGCCTTCTATCATGATGAAAGAAGTGCAACGTGAAGAAGCACGTAAATCAGCTCAAGCCGACGCTCCTGTAGCGGCAGCCTAA
- a CDS encoding PhoH family protein — protein sequence MPLPPIPTQIADQVKLSRKDTPDLKKRPAPAKPVVVEAIDWTNDVEEDLSAAEVALEKIKADHRPAHNQRNENKAATPAKPKRVVRTGPPSLFVLDTNVLMHDPSSLFRFSEHDLYLPMTTLEELDNHKKGMTEVARNARTVSRSLDQLIAGTSGTLDEGIPLNKLGNQDVTGRLFFQTKLTTQALPEGLPEGKGDNLILAVVSELQKTRKGQEVVLVSKDINMRIKARALGLPAEDYFNDQVLEDRDLMYAGVMPLNADFWPKHGKDMESWADSKSGTMFYRVTGPSVQSMLVNQFVYQENPDGSTPFYAQVREINGKTALLQTLRDFSHQKNNVWSVTARNREQNFAMNLLMNPDVDFVTLLGQAGTGKTLLALAAGLEQVLDSKRYNEIIITRATVPVGEDIGFLPGTEEEKMQPWMGAFDDNLEVLQRNEDGGAGEWGRAATQELIRSRIKVKSMNFMRGRTFVSKFVIIDEAQNLTPKQMKTLVTRAGPGTKIVCLGNIAQIDTPYLTEGSSGLTYVVDRFKGWRHGGHVTLARGERSRLADHAADAL from the coding sequence ATGCCATTGCCCCCGATACCCACTCAAATTGCTGATCAAGTAAAACTCAGTCGTAAAGATACTCCCGACTTAAAGAAACGTCCTGCACCAGCAAAACCAGTGGTAGTGGAAGCTATTGATTGGACCAACGATGTGGAAGAAGATTTATCAGCAGCTGAAGTAGCCCTCGAAAAAATTAAGGCGGATCATCGGCCTGCGCATAATCAGCGCAATGAGAACAAGGCAGCTACACCTGCAAAACCTAAACGGGTAGTGCGTACTGGGCCTCCTAGCCTATTCGTTCTCGATACAAACGTCTTGATGCATGATCCAAGTTCCCTGTTCCGCTTCTCGGAGCATGACCTTTACTTGCCAATGACGACGCTTGAAGAGTTGGACAACCACAAGAAAGGCATGACCGAGGTAGCTCGTAATGCCAGAACCGTTAGCAGATCATTGGATCAATTGATTGCCGGCACCAGCGGCACCCTAGATGAAGGCATCCCTCTTAATAAGCTTGGCAATCAAGATGTCACAGGTCGCTTATTTTTCCAGACTAAATTAACTACACAAGCATTGCCAGAAGGACTTCCCGAAGGAAAGGGTGACAACCTGATTCTTGCTGTTGTTAGCGAATTACAGAAAACTCGAAAAGGTCAAGAGGTAGTGTTGGTATCGAAAGATATCAATATGCGCATCAAAGCACGCGCGCTTGGCTTACCTGCTGAAGACTATTTTAATGACCAAGTATTAGAAGATCGCGATCTGATGTATGCCGGTGTCATGCCTTTGAATGCAGACTTCTGGCCTAAACATGGTAAAGATATGGAAAGCTGGGCTGACTCCAAATCTGGGACTATGTTCTATCGCGTCACTGGGCCATCTGTACAAAGTATGTTGGTCAATCAGTTTGTCTACCAAGAGAACCCTGACGGATCAACGCCCTTCTATGCTCAAGTGCGAGAAATCAATGGCAAGACTGCGCTCTTGCAAACCTTGCGTGACTTTTCTCATCAGAAAAATAATGTCTGGAGCGTGACCGCCCGCAATCGCGAGCAGAACTTTGCCATGAACCTACTGATGAACCCAGATGTGGATTTTGTGACCTTGTTAGGTCAAGCAGGAACTGGAAAAACCCTGCTTGCTTTGGCTGCTGGCCTAGAGCAAGTACTTGATAGCAAGCGCTATAACGAAATCATCATTACCCGTGCAACAGTACCCGTTGGCGAAGACATCGGTTTCCTACCAGGTACCGAAGAAGAAAAAATGCAGCCGTGGATGGGTGCATTTGACGATAACCTTGAAGTACTTCAACGCAATGAAGATGGCGGTGCTGGAGAATGGGGTCGTGCCGCAACTCAAGAACTCATTCGCTCCCGCATTAAAGTAAAGAGCATGAACTTCATGCGTGGCAGAACTTTCGTCAGTAAGTTTGTGATCATTGATGAGGCGCAAAATCTGACTCCTAAGCAAATGAAAACTTTGGTTACCCGTGCAGGCCCAGGAACCAAAATCGTTTGCCTAGGTAATATTGCTCAGATTGATACGCCTTATTTGACAGAAGGTTCTTCTGGCTTAACTTATGTGGTTGATCGCTTCAAAGGCTGGCGTCACGGTGGTCATGTGACTCTAGCCCGCGGTGAGCGTTCACGTCTAGCGGATCATGCTGCTGACGCGCTCTAA
- the dnaB gene encoding replicative DNA helicase, with protein sequence MGSGDAVVQALKVPPHSVEAEQSLLGGLLIDNSSWDNLGGVLNDKDFYRPEHALIYKAIARLVGENHPADVITVHDAIKSEQGGDLVGIDYLNSLAQNTPSAANIKGYADIVRDRSILRRLIEVSDSIVNSAFVPEGRTVRTLLDEAESRILQIGEEGSRKADYLEIEPLLKAVVARIDELYNRQGGSDITGIATGFLDLDKQTSGLQKGDLVIVAGRPSMGKAQPLDAKVKTVDGWKLMGDLKFGDRLASVDGQHSMVTGIYPQGIKQIYKVTFSDGRVAECCDEHLWRVMYRDWSGPRVINTARLMEMLQCVRYKNRLWVDPVSGDFGHSNALPIHPWVLGALLGDGTLALSHSSVMFSTKSPELIERMNMLANFEMELVHANAYDWRLVSKERIAANGQRAAVKTNYFRSALNELGVLGCRSFDKYIPVTYLEANKNSRLALFQGLMDTDGWIEKWGSIRFCTASKQLSEDVASLARSLGGICSIAHKQSNYTYKGEKKQGRVSYFLNMSFGPGFQAFTLPEKTERLRVSWDRQRRLSFRSIEPSRVSQAQCISVSHPQRTYITNDYVVTHNTAFALNIAENVALAEGLPVVVFSMEMSGEQLAARLLGSVGRVDQSRMRTGKLQDDEWPRVTDAIARLSNTQILIDETGSLSSLELRARARRIARNFGGTLGLVVIDYLQLMSGSGSENRATEISEISRSLKSLAKELQCPVVALSQLNRGLEQRPNKRPIMSDLRESGAIEQDADLIMFIYRDEVYHPDTTTDKGVAEIIIGKQRNGPIGTVRLSWQGPYTKFDNLAMGSIGYSSGGYEPF encoded by the coding sequence ATGGGTTCTGGGGATGCAGTCGTGCAGGCTTTAAAAGTCCCGCCACATTCTGTAGAAGCCGAGCAATCATTGCTCGGCGGTCTACTGATCGATAACTCTTCTTGGGATAACCTGGGTGGAGTATTAAACGATAAAGATTTCTATCGCCCCGAACACGCTTTGATCTACAAGGCGATTGCTCGTTTGGTTGGCGAAAATCATCCCGCTGACGTCATTACCGTTCATGATGCAATTAAATCTGAGCAGGGTGGTGATTTGGTTGGTATTGATTACCTTAATTCCCTAGCCCAAAACACACCTAGTGCCGCGAACATTAAAGGCTACGCCGATATTGTTCGTGATCGTAGTATTTTGCGTCGTCTGATTGAAGTGTCAGACAGTATTGTGAATTCTGCATTCGTACCAGAAGGTCGCACTGTTAGAACCTTGTTGGATGAAGCCGAGTCACGCATTTTGCAAATTGGTGAAGAAGGTAGTCGCAAAGCCGACTATCTCGAGATTGAACCCTTGCTAAAGGCTGTAGTAGCTCGTATTGATGAGCTCTACAACCGTCAAGGCGGCAGTGATATCACTGGTATTGCAACTGGCTTTTTGGATTTAGATAAGCAAACTAGTGGCCTACAAAAAGGCGACTTAGTAATTGTGGCTGGAAGACCTTCGATGGGTAAGGCGCAACCTCTAGATGCAAAAGTAAAGACTGTGGATGGGTGGAAGTTAATGGGTGATCTGAAGTTTGGTGATCGCCTTGCTTCTGTCGATGGTCAGCACTCTATGGTGACTGGTATTTATCCACAAGGCATTAAACAGATTTATAAAGTCACTTTCTCCGATGGGCGAGTGGCTGAGTGTTGCGATGAGCACCTATGGCGTGTGATGTACCGAGATTGGTCGGGGCCACGCGTTATCAATACAGCTCGCTTAATGGAAATGCTGCAGTGTGTCCGCTACAAAAATAGATTATGGGTTGATCCTGTGTCTGGCGATTTTGGTCACTCGAATGCATTGCCGATTCATCCATGGGTTTTAGGTGCGTTGCTAGGCGATGGCACTCTCGCACTATCTCATAGCTCTGTGATGTTTTCGACCAAGTCGCCTGAGCTTATTGAGCGCATGAATATGCTTGCTAACTTTGAGATGGAGTTAGTGCATGCTAATGCTTATGACTGGAGATTAGTCTCGAAAGAGAGAATTGCCGCTAATGGTCAAAGAGCGGCCGTAAAGACAAATTATTTTAGATCTGCCTTAAATGAATTAGGCGTTCTAGGCTGTAGAAGTTTTGATAAATATATTCCAGTTACCTATCTTGAGGCGAATAAGAATTCTCGTCTCGCGTTGTTCCAAGGATTAATGGACACTGATGGTTGGATTGAAAAGTGGGGCTCCATTCGTTTTTGTACAGCAAGCAAGCAATTGTCTGAGGACGTTGCATCTTTGGCTAGATCATTAGGCGGTATTTGCTCCATAGCGCATAAACAGTCTAACTACACCTACAAGGGTGAAAAGAAGCAAGGTCGTGTATCTTATTTTTTGAATATGAGCTTTGGACCTGGTTTTCAAGCGTTTACTCTGCCTGAAAAGACTGAAAGATTAAGAGTAAGTTGGGATCGTCAACGTAGACTTTCATTCAGGAGTATTGAGCCTTCTAGAGTGTCTCAGGCCCAATGTATTTCAGTAAGCCATCCTCAAAGAACTTATATAACGAATGATTATGTTGTTACCCACAACACTGCATTTGCATTAAATATTGCTGAGAATGTCGCTCTAGCAGAAGGTTTACCTGTCGTCGTGTTCTCCATGGAGATGTCAGGCGAACAGTTAGCAGCTCGTTTGCTCGGATCAGTAGGGCGTGTTGATCAAAGTCGTATGCGTACTGGTAAGTTGCAGGATGATGAGTGGCCACGTGTTACCGATGCCATTGCTCGTTTAAGTAATACCCAAATTTTGATTGATGAGACTGGCTCTTTATCCAGCTTAGAGTTGCGTGCTCGGGCGCGTCGCATTGCCAGAAACTTTGGTGGAACGCTAGGTTTAGTGGTGATCGATTATTTGCAGTTGATGAGTGGATCTGGTTCAGAGAATCGCGCTACTGAGATTTCTGAAATATCTCGCTCACTGAAATCTCTCGCAAAAGAATTGCAATGCCCTGTAGTAGCGCTCTCTCAGTTAAATCGTGGTCTTGAGCAACGGCCAAATAAACGTCCGATCATGTCTGACTTGCGTGAATCTGGCGCTATTGAACAAGATGCAGACTTAATTATGTTCATCTATCGTGATGAGGTGTATCACCCAGATACCACTACTGATAAAGGTGTTGCCGAAATTATTATCGGTAAGCAGCGTAATGGACCAATCGGAACAGTTCGCCTCAGTTGGCAAGGTCCGTATACCAAGTTTGATAACTTGGCGATGGGATCGATTGGTTACTCTTCTGGTGGATACGAGCCGTTCTAA
- the rpsR gene encoding 30S ribosomal protein S18 — protein MAFGKKPDFKKKPAQNPLFKRKRYCRFTVAGVEQIDYKDVDTLKDFIGENAKITPARLTGTKAKYQRQLDTAIKRARYLALLPFSDQHKK, from the coding sequence ATGGCGTTTGGAAAGAAACCCGATTTCAAAAAGAAACCAGCTCAGAACCCATTGTTCAAGCGTAAGCGTTATTGCCGTTTCACTGTTGCTGGCGTAGAACAGATTGACTACAAAGATGTAGATACATTGAAGGACTTCATTGGCGAAAACGCTAAGATCACTCCTGCTCGTTTGACAGGCACAAAAGCTAAATACCAGCGTCAGTTGGACACTGCTATTAAGCGTGCTCGTTACTTGGCTTTGTTGCCATTCTCCGATCAACACAAGAAATAA
- the priB gene encoding primosomal replication protein N, which produces MALNHFTLTAILVSKDAIRFTPAGIPVMHCQLEHSGQANEVGVARKIQMNVEAITIGPIQKDLERMDLGTEAVFEGFLAPKTLRNQRLVFHITHIQLKN; this is translated from the coding sequence GTGGCGTTGAATCATTTCACCCTAACTGCAATCTTGGTATCTAAAGACGCGATTCGATTTACACCAGCAGGAATACCGGTGATGCATTGCCAGCTAGAACATAGCGGCCAAGCAAACGAGGTAGGAGTGGCAAGGAAAATTCAGATGAACGTTGAAGCCATCACAATCGGTCCGATACAAAAGGATCTAGAGCGAATGGATTTAGGAACTGAGGCAGTGTTTGAAGGATTCTTAGCACCCAAGACTCTACGTAATCAAAGACTTGTTTTCCATATTACCCATATTCAATTGAAAAATTAA
- a CDS encoding glycosyltransferase — protein MTANLVANPTLSIVIPVYNEEDGLQALFDRLYPALDALATKRKIAYEIVFVNDGSKDRSAGILSKQVELRPDVTRAVLFHSNFGQHMAIMAGFEYAKGEHIITLDADLQNPPEEIDALTEQLLKGHDYVGTIRADRQDSFFRKFASRAMNRLRENITRITMTDQGCMLRGYSRRIVDLVRQCDESNTFIPALAYTFSANPVEISVKHEERFAGESKYSLYQLIRLNFDLVTGFSVMPLQIFSILGMLLSLAAGSLFAYLLVRRFVLGAEVEGVFTLFALTFFLIGVMLFGLGLLGEYIGRIYQQIRKRPRYVVQTVLEKK, from the coding sequence ATGACTGCAAATTTAGTTGCTAACCCAACACTCAGTATTGTTATCCCCGTTTACAACGAGGAAGATGGTCTCCAGGCTCTATTTGACCGTCTCTATCCTGCATTGGATGCTTTAGCCACCAAGCGCAAGATTGCCTATGAAATTGTCTTCGTCAATGACGGCAGTAAAGACCGTTCGGCAGGCATCCTTTCCAAGCAAGTGGAGTTGCGTCCTGATGTGACACGCGCAGTTTTATTTCACAGCAACTTTGGGCAACACATGGCCATCATGGCTGGCTTTGAATACGCCAAAGGTGAACACATCATTACTTTGGATGCTGACTTACAAAATCCACCTGAAGAAATTGATGCATTGACTGAGCAACTTTTAAAAGGTCATGATTACGTCGGTACTATTCGCGCAGATCGTCAAGACAGCTTCTTTAGAAAATTTGCTTCACGCGCCATGAATCGCTTACGCGAAAACATTACGCGTATCACAATGACTGATCAAGGTTGTATGTTACGCGGCTATAGCCGTCGTATCGTTGATTTAGTGCGTCAATGCGATGAGAGCAATACCTTCATCCCAGCGCTGGCTTATACATTTTCTGCTAACCCAGTAGAAATTTCTGTCAAACATGAAGAGCGCTTTGCTGGTGAATCTAAGTACAGCTTGTATCAACTCATCCGCTTGAATTTTGATTTGGTCACTGGCTTCTCTGTAATGCCACTACAGATCTTTTCGATCCTCGGCATGCTCCTATCCCTTGCAGCAGGCAGCTTGTTTGCTTATCTGCTCGTGCGTCGCTTCGTTCTGGGTGCTGAGGTTGAGGGCGTTTTCACTCTATTCGCTCTGACGTTCTTCCTCATTGGCGTGATGCTCTTTGGGCTTGGTCTGTTAGGCGAATATATTGGTCGCATCTATCAACAGATCCGCAAGCGCCCTCGCTATGTTGTGCAAACTGTTTTAGAGAAAAAATAA
- a CDS encoding C40 family peptidase, protein MLILSGCSIFSGKSASSTRVAQFKQDTSVGTEDISITAVGLVDVPYRYGGNTPKGGFDCSGLIVYVYNKAAGIKLPRTIQLMSSKGRSIEGQPPAPGDLVFFNTTGEKYSHAGIYVGQGRFVHAPSAGGTVRLDYITSPYWAAKFTEARRMTP, encoded by the coding sequence TTGCTGATCTTAAGCGGCTGTAGCATATTCAGCGGAAAATCAGCGTCGTCCACTAGGGTTGCCCAATTTAAGCAGGACACCAGCGTTGGCACTGAGGATATTTCTATTACTGCGGTAGGCTTGGTAGATGTTCCGTATCGATACGGCGGCAATACCCCAAAGGGTGGATTTGATTGCAGTGGGCTAATTGTGTACGTCTATAACAAAGCGGCAGGGATCAAGCTACCGCGGACTATTCAGCTAATGAGCAGTAAAGGCAGAAGTATTGAAGGTCAGCCACCCGCACCGGGGGATCTGGTGTTCTTTAACACCACCGGAGAAAAATATTCACATGCTGGAATCTATGTCGGACAAGGCAGATTTGTCCATGCTCCAAGCGCTGGCGGAACCGTGCGGCTCGACTACATCACTTCGCCCTATTGGGCGGCAAAGTTTACGGAAGCACGTCGTATGACGCCTTGA
- the rplI gene encoding 50S ribosomal protein L9 — MQIILLEKVTNLGNLGDIVRVKDGFARNFLIPQRKARRATEAAIADFAVRRAELEKLAAEKLAAAEAVGIKLKDLVLEIGQKAGVDGRLFGSVTNHDIADALKAKGFTIEKSSVRMPTGPLKMVGDHPVAVAVHTDVVADITIRVVGEQA, encoded by the coding sequence ATGCAAATCATTCTTTTAGAAAAAGTAACAAACCTGGGCAACCTCGGCGACATCGTGCGCGTTAAAGACGGTTTCGCTCGTAACTTCTTAATTCCACAACGTAAAGCTCGTCGTGCGACTGAAGCAGCTATTGCTGACTTTGCAGTACGTCGTGCTGAGTTAGAGAAATTGGCTGCTGAGAAATTGGCTGCTGCTGAAGCTGTTGGCATCAAGCTCAAGGACTTGGTTCTTGAAATTGGTCAAAAAGCAGGTGTTGACGGTCGTTTGTTTGGTTCTGTAACCAACCATGACATCGCTGATGCTTTGAAAGCTAAAGGCTTCACAATTGAGAAGTCTTCAGTTCGCATGCCTACTGGCCCATTGAAAATGGTTGGTGATCACCCTGTAGCGGTTGCTGTTCATACCGACGTAGTTGCAGACATCACTATTCGTGTAGTTGGCGAGCAAGCTTAA
- a CDS encoding formyltransferase: protein MHAVVFAYHDVGVNCLKALLSAGIQIDLVVTHEDDPNENVWFGSVAKLCQEKNIPYITPSAPELVDLIPKLEVISPDYIFSFYYRFMIPAQILACAKIAALNMHGSLLPKYRGRAPVNWAILHGETETGATLHVMEAKPDAGDIVGQAAVNIGPDETATDVFSKVSQAAVNVINQVLPSLLKGIVPRQANDLQKGSYFGGRKPADGQIHWNQTAKQVHDLVRAVAPPYPGAFTEHNGKVMIVARTSLKGPFPANLDLGVCGVQVVDNRVFGICGDHQAVEILEWFPASK, encoded by the coding sequence TTGCACGCAGTCGTCTTTGCTTATCACGATGTAGGTGTTAATTGCCTAAAGGCACTTCTCAGTGCGGGTATACAGATTGACTTGGTTGTCACCCACGAAGATGATCCCAATGAGAATGTTTGGTTCGGCAGTGTGGCAAAGCTCTGCCAAGAAAAAAATATTCCGTACATCACACCAAGTGCACCTGAACTAGTAGATTTAATTCCGAAGCTCGAGGTAATCTCGCCCGACTATATTTTTTCTTTTTACTATCGCTTTATGATTCCCGCACAGATTTTGGCCTGCGCCAAAATTGCTGCACTCAATATGCATGGCTCGCTACTACCAAAGTATCGTGGTCGTGCACCCGTCAATTGGGCCATCCTGCATGGTGAAACCGAAACAGGTGCAACCTTGCATGTGATGGAAGCTAAACCAGATGCAGGTGATATTGTTGGTCAAGCCGCAGTCAATATTGGCCCAGATGAGACCGCTACAGACGTATTTAGCAAAGTAAGTCAGGCAGCAGTAAACGTAATAAATCAAGTCCTACCAAGCCTTTTGAAGGGAATCGTCCCCCGCCAAGCGAACGACCTGCAAAAAGGCAGCTATTTTGGTGGCAGAAAGCCCGCAGATGGGCAAATTCACTGGAATCAGACAGCCAAACAGGTCCACGACCTTGTCAGAGCCGTTGCACCCCCTTATCCAGGCGCCTTTACTGAACACAATGGCAAAGTCATGATTGTGGCTCGCACCAGCCTAAAAGGGCCATTTCCAGCCAACCTAGATCTTGGGGTTTGCGGCGTCCAAGTGGTTGATAATCGGGTATTCGGCATTTGTGGCGACCATCAAGCAGTTGAAATATTGGAATGGTTTCCAGCAAGCAAATAA
- a CDS encoding bifunctional UDP-4-keto-pentose/UDP-xylose synthase, whose product MKKVLILGVNGFIGHHLSKRILETTDWDVYGMDMQNDRLGDLINHPRMYFFEGDITINKEWVEYHIRKCDVILPLVAIATPATYVQQPLKVFELDFEANLPIVRSAVKYKKHLVFPSTSEVYGMCEDGEFDPSKSNMVYGPINKPRWIYACSKQLMDRVIWGYGMEGLRFTLFRPFNWIGPGLDSIYTPKEGSSRVVTQFLGHIVRGEPINVVDGGAQKRAFTYIDDGIDALMRIIDNKDGVANGKIYNIGNPKNNHSIRELANQMLEIARSIPEYAKNANEVKIVETTSGAYYGEGYQDVQNRVPAIDNTMSELGWKPTTTMSDALKNIFEAYREDVEKARHLVDKE is encoded by the coding sequence ATGAAAAAAGTACTCATTCTTGGTGTTAACGGTTTTATTGGTCACCACCTTTCCAAGCGCATTCTGGAGACAACCGATTGGGATGTCTATGGCATGGACATGCAAAATGATCGTCTGGGTGATTTGATTAACCATCCACGTATGTACTTCTTTGAAGGTGATATCACCATCAACAAAGAATGGGTTGAATACCACATTCGTAAATGTGATGTCATTCTGCCCTTAGTTGCCATTGCAACGCCTGCGACTTACGTACAGCAACCACTCAAGGTATTTGAGCTCGACTTCGAAGCCAACCTTCCGATCGTGCGCTCCGCAGTCAAATACAAAAAGCATTTGGTGTTCCCATCCACTTCTGAAGTGTATGGAATGTGTGAGGACGGTGAATTTGATCCTTCTAAATCCAATATGGTTTACGGCCCAATCAATAAGCCACGCTGGATCTACGCTTGCTCCAAGCAGTTGATGGACCGAGTGATTTGGGGTTACGGCATGGAAGGCCTACGTTTTACGCTCTTCCGTCCATTTAATTGGATTGGACCTGGCTTAGATAGCATCTACACACCAAAAGAAGGCTCATCCCGTGTGGTGACTCAGTTCTTGGGTCACATCGTACGCGGCGAACCTATCAACGTCGTTGACGGTGGCGCCCAGAAACGTGCCTTTACTTATATTGATGATGGCATTGATGCTTTGATGCGCATTATCGATAATAAAGATGGTGTTGCTAATGGCAAGATTTACAACATTGGCAATCCTAAAAACAATCACTCTATTCGCGAACTCGCTAACCAAATGTTAGAGATTGCTCGCAGTATTCCTGAGTACGCCAAGAATGCCAATGAAGTGAAGATTGTCGAAACTACTTCTGGCGCTTATTACGGCGAAGGTTATCAAGATGTGCAGAATCGTGTGCCAGCGATTGATAACACGATGAGTGAGCTTGGTTGGAAGCCAACTACAACTATGTCTGATGCGCTGAAGAATATTTTTGAAGCCTATCGTGAAGATGTAGAAAAAGCACGTCATCTAGTTGATAAAGAATAA
- a CDS encoding polysaccharide deacetylase family protein, with protein MAKIALKVDVDTLRGTKEGVPNLARTLERFGLKATFLFSLGPDHTGWALKRVFRPGFLKKVSRTSVVEHYGIKTLLYGVLIPGPDIGKKAAAEMRAIDQAGHETGIHTWDHVAWQDAVRNQDAAWTKAMMQKSWDRFVEIFGHTPVTYGAAGWQMNETAFEQLDQWGITYSSDGRAEPNLMPYRLALPSGKAKHVQYPTTLPTFDELIGIDGADEFGAVKKLLEITQSNPNDQVFTLHAELEGQKLLPAFEQLLAGWLNQGHDLVTMGELHKSWEATKQLDKIAVLPVTWGEIPNRSGDLIIQNS; from the coding sequence ATGGCTAAGATTGCTCTCAAGGTTGATGTTGATACCTTACGCGGCACCAAAGAGGGCGTTCCCAATCTTGCCCGCACCTTGGAGCGCTTTGGCTTAAAAGCCACTTTCCTATTTAGCCTTGGGCCAGACCACACTGGCTGGGCCTTAAAGCGCGTCTTTCGTCCGGGCTTTCTGAAAAAGGTTAGCCGCACTTCTGTCGTTGAGCACTATGGCATAAAAACACTGCTCTATGGCGTACTTATCCCGGGCCCTGATATCGGTAAAAAAGCAGCCGCAGAGATGCGTGCCATTGATCAGGCAGGTCATGAGACTGGTATTCATACTTGGGATCATGTGGCTTGGCAAGATGCTGTGCGCAATCAAGACGCAGCATGGACTAAAGCAATGATGCAAAAAAGCTGGGATCGTTTTGTAGAAATCTTTGGGCATACGCCAGTCACTTATGGTGCTGCTGGTTGGCAAATGAACGAAACTGCTTTTGAGCAACTTGATCAATGGGGAATTACTTACTCTTCCGATGGTAGAGCTGAGCCCAATCTCATGCCCTATCGCCTTGCCTTACCATCTGGCAAAGCGAAACATGTGCAATACCCAACAACACTCCCTACTTTTGATGAACTGATTGGCATCGATGGTGCCGATGAATTTGGCGCAGTCAAAAAGCTTTTAGAGATCACCCAAAGCAATCCGAATGACCAGGTCTTTACTCTCCACGCTGAACTGGAAGGTCAAAAGTTATTGCCCGCATTTGAGCAACTGCTTGCTGGATGGCTAAATCAAGGTCACGACCTTGTCACCATGGGCGAGCTTCATAAATCCTGGGAAGCCACCAAGCAACTCGATAAAATAGCTGTACTGCCAGTGACTTGGGGTGAAATCCCCAATCGCAGTGGTGATTTAATTATTCAAAATAGTTAG